The nucleotide window CCTTGAGGATGGCGGGCGCCGACATGCCGATGATGGCCGAGGCGTCGTCCTTCGAGGCGTCCTCGAAACCGACGAAGGTGTCGGCGGACAGGACCTCCCAGTCGGCCGGGACGTCGAACGCGGTGCCCCACTTGGGGTTGATGACGACCTTCCAGCCCTCGACGGTCGGCTTCGCGCCCTCGTCCTCGTCGCTGCGGCTCTCCTCGGTCGCGGACTCGGACGGCGACTCGGACACCGAAGGCGCGGGCTTGTTGCTCACGTTCTTCTTCTCGTCGTCACCCCCGCCGAGCACCAGGAAACCGGTCACACCGGCGGTCACGACGACGGCCAGGGCCGCCACGATCGCGACCACCTTCGTCCGGTTGCCGCCACCCTTGACCGGCGGCTCCGGCGTACCTACGGGAGCGGGCGCGCCCCACTGTGGCTGCTGCTGCGCGTACGGGGCCGGGAAGCCCGTCGACTGGTACCCCGGCTGCTGATAGGGGTTCGGCTGCTGGTGACCGGGCTGCTGCCCGGCCTGCTGTTGCCCTGCCTGCTGGTACCCCGACGTGTCGTACCCCGGTTGCTGGTACGGGTTCTGCTGCGCGTTCTGCTGCGGATTGTGCTCGCCCCCGGGCGGCTGCTGCTGTCCTGGCCACATGGCTCGTAACCATAGATGCGCCGGGGGCCCGGGTGCCACGGGAGTCCGTGAAGGTTTGTGGCACTCGGGACGAACATCACCAAATGGCCCCAAGGTGGCGACCATTGACCCGAGTTGACCGGTGTGTCGAACGCGACGCCGATGTAGGGGGTTCCCGGCCACCTTTCGTCTGCGGCGAACCGGACTCGGTCCCGGCTCCGGCGTCGGGTCGCCCGTGGTGACGGTCGGCGCGTTCCACGGCTGCGCCGGCTGCTGGCGGACCGCATGGGCCGCAGCAATGCGACGATCACACGTGCGCCCCTGGTCAGGGATGTCTACTCGCGGGTAACATCCCGGTCATGAGCGCAGACCGGATGTCGATCGGCGAGATGCTCGCCGCCACGGTGCCGATGGCCAGGACCCTGAAGCTGGAGTTCCTGGAGACCTCGGCCGAGCGTGCCGTGGTGTCGCTGCCGGACCAGGCCCAGTACCACAACCACGTGGGCGGGCCGCACGCCGGAGCGATGTTCACGCTGGGCGAGTCGGCGAGCGGGGCCATCGTGCTGGCCGCCTTCGGCGACCAGTTCTCCCGTGCCGTGCCGCTCGCGGTCGGCGCCGAGATCGCGTACAAGAAGCTCGCGATGGGCGCCGTCACGGCCACCGCCACCCTCGGCCGCCCCGCAGCCGAGGTCGTCGCCGAACTCGACGCCGGCCGACGCCCCGAGTTCCCCGTCTCCGTCGCCATCCGGCGGGCCGACGGTGCGGTGACGGGCGAGATGACGATCCGCTGGACCCTCAGGCCGGTCGACCAGGGCGAGTGAGCGGTCGGGCGGAGTGACGCCGGGCCTCCGCGGCGACCGTGCCGTGCGCCACCCCCGCCCCTTCGGTTTCCGCCGGCAACGCCGACCTGTCCTGTTCACTTCATTGACACGAGTCAACACTGCTCATAGTTTCGCGCCGTACCCGTGTTGCGACGTGCCCGCACGAAGGAGTGACGGCTCATGTCAGAAACCGTGTTACGGCGTTCCGCCAATCGGCTCATCACCGGACTCACCACACTCACCACACTCACCGCCCTCGCGGCCGTTCTGGCCGCGCCCCTGCCGGCCCTTGCGGCGACCCGGGACGCGGCCCTCGTCCGCACGGACGCGGGCTGGATCCGCGGCCAAACCACCACCGAGGGACGCCAGTTCCTCGGCGTCCCCTATGCCCAGCCGCCCGTCGGAGACCTCCGCTGGACCGAGCCCCGGCCCGTCCGCCCCTGGCAGGGCGTCCGTGAGGCAGGCGACTTCGGCAACCGCTGTGTGCAGACGGCGAGTTGGGACCCCGGATACGAGCAGCCGAGCCTCACCGAGGACTGCCTCGACCTCAATGTGTACGTTCCCGACGGGGCGGGCCGCCGCCCGGTCATGGTCTGGCTGCACGGCGGCGGGCTCACCGCGGGCGCCGGCGAGGACGTGGTGCCGGACACCTTCGCCCGCCGCATCGGGGCGGTCGTCGTGACCGTCAACTACCGCTTGGGCGCCATGGGCTTCCTCGCCACGGCCGGACTCGACGACGAGCTCCGCGACGGCGTCTCCGGTAACTTCGGGATGCTCGACCAGCAGGCCGCGCTGCGCTGGGTACGGGCCAACATCGGCCGCTTCGGCGGCGACCCGGCCCGGGTCACCATCGCCGGCGAGTCCGCGGGCGGCCGCTCGGTCTGTACACAGCTGGCCTCACCGACGTCGAAGGGCCTGTTCCGCGCCGGGATCGTGCAGAGCGGGGCGTACGGCGACTGCGCGGCCCGTACCCACGGGACGGCCGTGGCGCAGGGCAGGGCCTTCATGGAGAAGCTCGGCTGCGCGGACACGGCGTGCCTGCGCGCCAAGCCCGCCGCCGAGATCCTCGCCGCCCAGGCCGGCCTGAGCTGGGGACCCGTGACCGGCGGCGCCTACCTGCCCGTACAGCCCTTCGAGGCGTTCGCGAAGGGCGCTGCGGCCCGCGTCCCCGTCCTCAACGGCGCCAACCAGGACGAGGGACGGCTCTTCGCGTTCGCCCGCTTCGACGCGAGCGGGACCCCGCTCACCGCCGAGCAGTACCCGGAGGTCGTACGGACGGACTTCGGCGAGCGCGCGCTGGCGCAGTACCCCCTGTCGACCCACTCGTCCCCGACCATCGCGTACGGCACCGCCCAGGGCGACCAGCTCTTCGCGTGCCCCGCGCTGCGCCTGGACCAGGTCCTCGCGCGGCGCGGTCAGGTCTACGCGTACGAGTTCGCCGACCGCACCGCGCCGCCCTTCGCCTCCCTCCGGAACCTGAACACCGACTTCGACTTCGGCGCGACCCACGTCAACGAGGTGCAGTACCTCTTCAAGCACTTCGGGCTGGAGGCCCCGCTCGACGCCGAGCAGCGGGCGCTGTCCCGGCAGATGATCGACTACTGGGGCTCCTTCGTCCGCGACGGCGTACCGCGGGCCGCGGGACAGCCCGCGATCCCGGCCGGGGCGGCGAAAGTGCTCTCTCTGCGGACGATCTCGGAGGGCGGCAACAGCCTGAGCACGACCGTTCGCGATGAGCACCGATGCAACCTCTGGGACTCCGCCGCCGTCGAACTGAACGGGTAGGCTTCCCCGGCGGGCGCCGCACATGCGCCGCGCGAGCGCACGCCGGGGGCTCACGGTTCGGCGACAAGGGAGGAATCGGCGTTGCACGTCCAGGAGTGGCTCGAAACAGTGCCCCCGCTCAGCGTCTATCTGCTGGTGGGCTTGGTCATCGGCCTGGAGAGCCTGGGCATCCCGCTGCCGGGCGAGATCATTC belongs to Streptomyces graminofaciens and includes:
- a CDS encoding DUF4442 domain-containing protein — translated: MSIGEMLAATVPMARTLKLEFLETSAERAVVSLPDQAQYHNHVGGPHAGAMFTLGESASGAIVLAAFGDQFSRAVPLAVGAEIAYKKLAMGAVTATATLGRPAAEVVAELDAGRRPEFPVSVAIRRADGAVTGEMTIRWTLRPVDQGE
- a CDS encoding carboxylesterase/lipase family protein codes for the protein MSETVLRRSANRLITGLTTLTTLTALAAVLAAPLPALAATRDAALVRTDAGWIRGQTTTEGRQFLGVPYAQPPVGDLRWTEPRPVRPWQGVREAGDFGNRCVQTASWDPGYEQPSLTEDCLDLNVYVPDGAGRRPVMVWLHGGGLTAGAGEDVVPDTFARRIGAVVVTVNYRLGAMGFLATAGLDDELRDGVSGNFGMLDQQAALRWVRANIGRFGGDPARVTIAGESAGGRSVCTQLASPTSKGLFRAGIVQSGAYGDCAARTHGTAVAQGRAFMEKLGCADTACLRAKPAAEILAAQAGLSWGPVTGGAYLPVQPFEAFAKGAAARVPVLNGANQDEGRLFAFARFDASGTPLTAEQYPEVVRTDFGERALAQYPLSTHSSPTIAYGTAQGDQLFACPALRLDQVLARRGQVYAYEFADRTAPPFASLRNLNTDFDFGATHVNEVQYLFKHFGLEAPLDAEQRALSRQMIDYWGSFVRDGVPRAAGQPAIPAGAAKVLSLRTISEGGNSLSTTVRDEHRCNLWDSAAVELNG